A single region of the Chelonia mydas isolate rCheMyd1 chromosome 4, rCheMyd1.pri.v2, whole genome shotgun sequence genome encodes:
- the RBM46 gene encoding probable RNA-binding protein 46 isoform X1, translating to MHDESTDVTNGCGKIRTGTQNEAALLALMEKTGYSMVQENGQRKFGGPPPGWEGPPPPRGCEVFVGKIPRDMYEDELVPVFERAGKIYEFRLMMEFSGENRGYAFVMYTTKEEAQLAIRILNNYEIRPGKFIGVCVSLDNCRLFIGAIPKEKKKEEILDEMKKVTEGVVDVIVYPSATDKTKNRGFAFVEYESHRAAAMARRKLIPGTFQLWGHTIQVDWADPEKEVDEETMQRVKVLYVRNLMISTTEDAIKAEFNKFKPGAVERVKKLRDYAFVHFFNREDAVAAMSIMNGKCIDGASIEVTLAKPVNKESTWRQHLNGQISPNSENLLVFANKEDGHQKSLGKPANLSIRLNGQHSPSPPEIERCTYPFFPGTKLTPISMYSLKSSHFSSAVMHLDYYCNKNNWAPPEYYLYSTTSQDGKVLLVYKIVIPTIANGSQSYFMPDKLCTTLEDAKELAAQFTLLHLGPF from the exons ATGCACGACGAAAGTACAGATGTAACAAATGGATGTGGCAAAATCCGAACTGGTACTCAGAATGAGGCTGCCTTACTAGCTTTGATGGAAAAGACTGGCTACAGCATGGTTCAAGAAAATGGACAAAGAAAATTTGGTGGTCCTCCACCAG GTTGGGAAGGTCCTCCCCCACCTCGTGGCTGTGAAGTTTTTGTGGGAAAGATTCCTCGTGATATGTATGAAGATGAATTAGTCCCTGTTTTTGAGAGAGCTGGGAAGATTTATGAATTCAGACTGATGATGGAATTTAGTGGCGAGAATCGAGGATATGCCTTTGTGATGTACACAACTAAAGAAGAAGCCCAGCTGGCCATCAGGATCCTTAATAATTATGAAATTCGTCCAGGAAAATTTATTGGTGTCTGTGTAAGCTTAGACAACTGCAGATTATTTATTGGAGCTAttccaaaagagaaaaagaaagaagaaatcttGGATGAAATGAAGAAAGTTACAGAAGGAGTGGTTGATGTTATTGTTTATCCAAGTGCTACTGACAAAACTAAAAATCGTGGCTTTGCCTTTGTAGAATATGAGTCTCACAGAGCTGCTGCTATGGCTAGAAGAAAACTAATTCCGG GAACATTCCAGCTATGGGGACATACTATTCAAGTAGACTGGGCAGACCCAGAGAAAGAAGTTGATGAAGAAACAATGCAGAGGGTTAAAGTATTGTATGTAAGAAACTTAATGATCTCTACTACAGAGGATGCAATTAAGGCTGAATTTAACAAATTCAAGCCAGGAGCAGTTGAACGTGTAAAGAAACTGAGAGACTatgcttttgttcattttttcaacCGAGAGGATGCAGTTGCAGCTATGTCAATTATGAATGGAAAATGCATTGATGGAGCTAGTATTGAGGTAACACTGGCAAAACCTGTAAACAAAGAAAGCACTTGGAGACAGCATCTTAATGGTCAAATTAGTCCCAATTCTGAAAATCTTCTAGTTTTTGCTAACAAGGAAGATGGTCATCAAAAATCGTTAGGAAAACCAGCAAATCTTTCAATTCGTCTTAATGGTCAGCACAGTCCAAGCCCCCCTGAAATTGAAAGGTGTACTTACCCATTTTTTCCAGGGACAAAGCTTACTCCAATTAGCATGTATTCTTTAAAATCCAGTCATTTCAGTTCTGCAGTAATGCACTTGGATTATTACTGCAACAAAAATAACTGGGCACCAccagaatactatttatattcAACAACAAGTCAGGATGGAAAAGTACTCTTGGTATATAAAATAGTTATTCCTACTATTGCAAATGGATCCCAAAGTTATTTTATGCCAGACAAACTCTGCACAACCTTAGAAGATGCAAAGGAATTGGCAGCCCAGTTTACACTGCTACATTTAG